A genomic segment from Candidatus Pacearchaeota archaeon encodes:
- the hjc gene encoding Holliday junction resolvase Hjc has translation MGNKEKGSNAERELYKIFLDHGFRAVRVAGSGLMKNTACDLIAGNKKGKYAIECKSSKSKYKYITKKQIEEFLIFSEIFGLKPVIAIRFNREGWFFIELEQLEKSKKNFVITLDLVKNKGKRFVQMFC, from the coding sequence ATGGGAAATAAGGAAAAGGGTTCAAATGCAGAAAGAGAACTTTATAAGATATTTCTTGATCATGGTTTTAGAGCTGTAAGAGTCGCAGGTTCTGGTTTAATGAAAAATACAGCGTGTGATTTAATTGCAGGAAACAAAAAAGGGAAATATGCTATTGAATGCAAGTCATCAAAATCAAAATATAAATATATAACAAAAAAACAAATAGAAGAATTTTTAATTTTTTCTGAAATATTCGGGCTAAAACCTGTTATAGCAATAAGGTTTAACAGAGAAGGATGGTTTTTTATAGAACTAGAACAGTTAGAAAAAAGTAAAAAAAATTTTGTTATAACTTTAGATTTAGTAAAAAATAAAGGAAAAAGATTTGTTCAGATGTTTTGTTGA
- a CDS encoding DUF1931 domain-containing protein — protein MTGLVVRSKIKEYVKDLNVAEEVGPALDKVVEEILQKAVARAKANGRKTLQARDL, from the coding sequence ATGACAGGACTAGTTGTTAGAAGTAAAATAAAAGAATATGTAAAAGATTTAAATGTAGCAGAAGAAGTTGGCCCTGCTTTAGATAAAGTTGTTGAAGAAATTTTACAAAAAGCAGTTGCAAGAGCAAAGGCTAATGGAAGAAAAACTTTACAAGCAAGAGATTTATAA